ACGGGAAATACCAAGTGGCAGACGCCCATTAAAAGAATCTCTTTTCGAGGGAACCTTTGGTAAAGAAGCTCTTAAATAACGACTAAATACATAAGAAAAGGGAAGATAGAGCAATATTCCCTTTTCTTCCTTTAAGCATTATCATCCGCATTTTCTTGTGTCGGTTCTAACCCATCCAAAATCATATAGCCTTCTTCATATTTAAAAATTGGCCTATAAACATCTCCCCAGCTTTTTAATGTTTCTTCAATGAGCATACGCAAGGAAGAAGCCGTTTCGTCTTTCTCGTTCGTATTATTCGTTTTATGTCTGCGATGATAAAGCATAAGCTCGTCAATCCAATAAAAACGGTGTGAGACAATAAGCTTTAGCAATATTCTAATATCCTCGACATACCTTCCGCCATATGGATCATCTACAGGCCAGCCGCCGACCTCTCTTACTGCAGAGGTTCTGTAGCATCTTGGCCATATAGACGTGTTTGCAAGTAAAAAATCATATGGATTAGTATAATGTCTGCCTTGTTTGATTCGCGACATATAAACCTGTCCATTTTCATCTTCAAAGCTAATATTGATATTGCCGCTGATCACAGCAACATCTTCCGGCTGCTGTTTCGCTTCATTAGCCATGCTTTGCAATGTGTTCGGATAAAGCCAATCATCAGGATCGAGCTGTACAAAAAAAGGTGTATCTATATGGCTCAGCCCTGTATTCAAGCTAGCCGATTGCCCTAAATTCTCTGGATGTCTTACATATGAAATTCTAGGATCGACAAGAAACTGTTTTACTAACTCTGGACTTTCATCGGTAGAACCATCATCAACCAACAAGATTTTCCAAGAGAAATAAGGCTGTGCGTAGATGCTGCTGATTGCATCAAGTATATATCTCCCGGGGTTATAAAACGGAATCAGGACTGTAATAATATTATCCATCTTTATTCCCTCCAACCTTTCATATTAAATACATATTTATTCTATGAGAGGAAGTATAAAAATGTATGTTCAAACATCTTCCTTTCGCAATTTTGGCATTCGCGTAGTAGATTTCAATATTTATATGTCTATTTAATATAAGCAAAAGGCCTTTTACTTTAAAAGAAAAGACCTACTTAAAACCTATTCTGTTATATGTACTATAAAAATATAAATATTTAATTCTTATAATTAAATGTCCATATTGTTTATAAGGTATTAATAATGAGCTTCAATCGCTAAAATCCCTTCAGTATTAAAAGTATTTTATGCAAATCAATAAGGAATATTTCTTTGCACTATCCATCCTTGTCTATATTTTATAAATGAGGTTATACCAAGCTGTCCCTGCATGCTGGGACTCTGATAGACCATGGTTTTTAAATCCTAATTTCTCATAAAAAGGAATCAATTCTTCCTTGCACGTTAATGTAATTCCTAGTCTGTTATTTTTAATTACAAGCTCTTTTAATTTGTTCATCAAAAGCAGGGCAACCCCTTTGTAACGGGCCTCTTTTGCTACCGCTAATCCAAGAATACTTTGAAATCCGCCTGCAGACGGATTTTGCTGAATACTTTCAAACAGATCATCTGTTATATATGGATAAGGAATGATTGGACCATTAATATAGCCAATGATTTTCCCCTCTTTTTCCGCAACAAGAAACGTATCCTTTATTAAAGCAATTCTTTCTAAAAAGGCTTCCTTTGTTGCTGCTTCTTCTTTTGTAAACCCTTCATTTTCAATGGTTAGCAATCTTTCCAAATCCGTTTCTTTCACATTCCTTATTTGAATCATTTTTCCTATCAACCTTCCGTTTATCTATTATCCGTTCAAGCTTATTATGTATTTTTTCTAGTAACATACCTTCTAACAATTATTCTATTTTTCCACCTACTTCTTGTAAAGAGAGAATTACTTCTTACATAAAAAAACAGGAAAAAGCCTGTTAACTCTTTCCTGACATCATTCAATATGAAGGTAAATTCCATTTGATAATAAGACCTAGATGTGTGAGTCCCCCTCCGAAACCATACAAAAGCAGGCTGTCTCCCTCTTTAATTTTTTGGTCATATAATCCTAGTTGAATCGCCAGTGGGATAGAACTGGAGGATGTATTCCCATATGGTACCATGCTTGTTAAAGTCTTTTCGATTGCCGCACCTGATTTATCACAAATAGACTCAATCATTCGCAGATTCGCACTATGGGGAACGAACCAATCCAGTTCCTCTATCGTCATATCTGCCTTTTTTAAAAGCTCTGCCATTGCTCCAGGCACCGTTCTTGTCGCCCATTTATAAACCTCGCGGCCATTTTGAACCATCTTCCCGTTTGTCTTTAAAGGCTCACCATTCATTTGCTCCGACATGGCAGTTCGGTACACATGAATTCCTCCCTCTCCGTTTGTACCCATATGGGATGCCAGAAAGCTAGGATTTTCCTCATCATATTCAACGAGCATGGCACCAGCACCGTCTCCAAATAAAATACATGTCGTCCGATCTGTATAATCAGTCACCTTAGACAGCGTTTCTGCAGCTACGACGAGCACTTTTCGATGCATTCCTGAAGTAATCAGACTATTCGCGAGATGCAAGCCATATGTGAAGCCCGCACATGCAGCACTTAAATCGAATACTCCAGTAGAGCTCATGTGAAAATGTTTTTGAATTTGGGCAGCTACACTTGGGAAGCTGAAATCAGCTGTAGTTGTCGCAACAATAATAAAGTCTACGTCTTCAAGTGACTTTTTTGAGTTTGCAGCCAAATGTTCAATCGCCTTGATTGCTAATGTGGAAGAAAACTCGTCTTCTGCTGCTATCCTTCTTTCTTTTATGCCGGTTCTTTGCACAATCCATTCGTCATTTGTCTCTACCATTTGGGCCAAATCATCATTTGTCAGCCTTTTATCAGGCACGTATGTCCCGATTGCCGTTATTCTTGCTTTAGATATCATGATTGTCTCTCCCTTTGTTAATTTATAACCAGTTTATATATCCAACTATTAGTATCAGGTACTAAATTTATAATATTATTTTCTCGCTTCATTTGTCAACATACTAGTATTGGAAAAGGCACTGTCCTTTAAATAAGAAAAAGCTATTTTATATAAAATGTTTAAAGCCTTGCATCTGCGACTCAGCTCTTCAAAAACGGGCCATTACCATAAAAAAGACGCTCCTCTAAATAGGAACGTCTTCATTCTTATCCTTGTTTTGCTGCAAGTTTTTTCTTGGAACTGCGGAAGGCATGCTCAATTTCTTCAAGTGAGCGTCCTTTCGTTTCAGGAACAAATCGTTTTATAAAAATTAGACTCAATATTCCTAATCCTACAAACAGGAAGAAGGTAGTCGATAATCCGAATGCATCAAATAAAACAGGGAATAGCAATCCTACAAGGAAATTCATCATAAACAGACAGAATATTGATATTCCCATCGCTAACCCGCGCATATGAAGGGGAAAGATTTCAGATTGCATCAACCATGTGACAGGTGAAACGGCACCTTGCTGGAATGCTAAAAATAACACCGTCAAACTGAGAATAATAAATGGCAGCATGGCAGATCCTTTCATTACAATCGAAATGATACCGATAAGCAGCAGAGATGTGCTTGTCCCTGCCATGCCGACAAATAGCATTGGGCGTCTGCCCACCTTGTCAAGCAAGGCTATTCCTACGAAAGTCGCCAATACGGAAATGACTCCATTGGCAATATTGCCGATAAGGGCAGCTTCCGTTGAAAATCCTGCATCCTTTAATATTTCTGTTCCATAATACATAATGGAGTTTACTCCTGTTAACTGCTGTATCATGGCGATTCCAATTCCTATAAGTATAATTCTGCGAACATGCGGAAGTTTTAAATCCTTAAAAGTAGCTTTTTTAAGCTTTCCTTCTTCTTTGATTGTATTTTCAATTTCCTTCAGCTCTCTTCGTGCTTGAACTCTTTCTCTTATCTTTTCAAGCACTGCCTGTGCTCCTTTTATATTACCTTTCGAAGCTAACCAGCGCGGACTTTCCGGAACGATTAGCATTCCTATCCACAACAGCACTGCTGGAAGTGTTGCGATAACTAACATATATCTCCAAACATTACCCATTTCTCCGAAAGAATTTGCAAGGATTGCATTAAATATGTAAGCGAGCAGTTGCCCTGTAACAATCATTAATTCATTTTGTGTAACAAGTCTTCCCCTTTTCTCTGCAGGAGCCATTTCTGCTAGGAAAGCAGGAACTGTCACCGATGTAGCTCCGACGGCAAGACCTAAAACAAATCTGCTTAACACCATGATTTCCATATTAGGTGCAAATGTACAGCCTATTGTTGCGATAAGAAATATAAATGCGACGCTGATGATTGTTTTCCGTCTTCCCTTCCTGTCAGCCAGCCTGCCTCCGAAAATAGCACCAAAAGCTGCCCCGAACAAAAGAGAACTAGTGACTAGCCCTTGTGTAAAAGGAGTCAAATTCAACTGGTCTTCTCTTGACATATAGGGAAGAGCACCATTTACTACGCCGGTGTCATAACCATATAAAAGACCTCCAAAAGTTGAAATGAATGTAATGAGTTTTAAGTATGCCTTTTGTGAAAGCTTCTGTTTTTTCTGCACATTTCCTGTCTTACTTGTGCGGTCTGTAGAAGATGTTCTCACAAAACCAGGTTCTTCGCTTGTTTTCATGTACTACTATCTCCCTTATAAGAAAAAATTGTGAGTTATACTTCCATTATTCTAAGAAGTGTATACAAGTTAATTACCTTTTCAGGAGATTGTTTAAACATAGAGACAGAAAATACAAGGTAAATGAAAAAAAGCTGCCATTTTGGCAGCTTAGTGTCGGACGACTTATTCTTGCTCATTTTCGACAATGAATTTTGCTTGCTTGTCCATTTTTAAACCAGCAACACATAAAACAATAATAAGAAGAAAGGCAATCAATGCCATCAGAGGAATCGTAATGAACCCAAATAAGTTAAAATAATCGGTCGTACATGATACTCTTCCACATGAGCCTAATTCCGGTGGAAACAGCATAATATAATTATGGTAAAGAGAAATGATAAACCCTATACTCGCTAATGATAAAAAGCTCCAGATTTGATTATAATCTTTCCTTATAAGAGCTAATCCAACAATGACCGGCAGAGGATACATAAATATACGCTGTAACCAGCAAAGCTTACATGGTTCATATTTCATAATCTCTGAAAAAAACAGGCTGCCGAATGTGGCAATAGTCGAGACTAGCCATACAGCCATCAAAAGTCTCTCTTTATTTTTATTTTTCACCTAACATATCCTCCTTGCTGCAGACGAAAAGTTATTGTTTTATAACTGTCATCCATGTCTTCACATTCTTAATACGATAACATAATTTTCTCCTATTAAACATGGCTTGTCTATCCAATTATGGGTATTAAGACAACCATAGGAATTAACTCTTTGTTTGCCAAACATATTTTACTCACTTATTATAGTTTATTTGCGGCAATTAATGTAGGTATGAAAACAAGGTATTGACTTTTGCCAATACCTTTTATTTATTTCACTCTGCTTGTGCAATCACTTCCAGACTGCTATCCTCTGCATAATGAATGATATTAGTGATTTTGTAAAATTTTTTGTCGATTTTAATGGTTTCTCCTATGGATGGAGATGTCTGAAAGATGATCTGTTTGGATTGCCAGCCTCTCTCTTTGTCTTGATACAGTGTATTTAATCTTACCAAAAGGATCACCTCCTATCAGTGTGCTCCCCATAACATATAATTTTTTTTGTTATTTATGACAATTTTTTCTGTTACAGCTATATCTCGTCAGCAAGCTAAATGGAAAAAACAGGACATTGCTGTCCTGCTTTTTTCTAATCTTTTTGGTTATGTACTATGCTGTTTTTATAAATTCTTATTTTGTATCTTCCAATACATCTCGGATAAATAACCCTAAATTTCCGCTCGAATCAAAAAAGATTGACAATAAAAACAAAATTGGAATAGCTACTGTTAAATAACAGTATTTGAATACTTTTTTCATATCTTTTCAAACCATCCTCTCACTAAACATTACTATATTTTACCATAAAAATTTCTTTATTTCGAATAATCTCACTTTTCCGTCGTTGTATTGGAACAGAATCAAAACTTTATAATAAAATAATTTAAATAAGTCTGGTTCACTAAATAACAAATAAAGGGAAGGATTTTTTATGGGTGTAATCAGTGGCAAAGCTTTAATTGAACGTATTGACAGAATGAATACAGAAATTTGGCTGGACGGCTCCAAGCTAGTGGAAAAGCCTTCCAACCATCCAGCATTTAAAGGAATTCTTCAAGCAAAGGCTGCTTTATATGATATGCAGACAAATCCGAACAGATTAAAGGACATGACCTTTCCCTCTCCTCTTACAGGCAATCCTGTCGGTTTATCCTATTTGCAGCCAAAAACGATGGAGGATTTACGGAAAAGACGTACAATGATGGAAGCCTGGGCTAAAGCGACTTATGGAATGATGGGCAGAAGCCCTGATTATTTAAATACGGTGATAATGAGTCTGGCTTCATCTGCTGGACTGCTCGCTGGTGAAGAAAATTGTTTTCCAGAAAATATTAAAAATTTATTTGAAGAAGCACGTGAAAAAGATTTGACTTTTACACATACATTTATCACCCCACAGGTTAATCGGTCCCAGGTATTTTTGGAAGACAGCAAGGAACCAATTTCCGCAAAAGTTGTAGCAAGAACCAAGGACGGCTTAATAATTAAAGGGGCACGGCTGTTGGCCACTCAAGGCGGTATTACAGACGAGGTACTCGTTTTCGGAGCACCTAAATTTGATAAAAATGAAGCGTTCGCCTTCAGTATTGCATCAGATACACCAGGGCTTAAGTTTATATGCAGAGAATCCTTTGCAGGCGGCGATTCACTCGTTGACTACCCTTTAAGCGCAAGATATGAGGAGATGGATTGTATTCTCGTCTTTGACAATGTTCTTGTTCCGTGGAATCGGGTGTTCTACTATGACAATCTTAAAGCAGCCAATGACTTTTTGAATAGGAGCTCCTTTCACCACTACGCATTGCATCAAGTGCTGATAAGACAAATAAAGAAAACAGAATTCATATTAGGCATAGCCGAATCTATAATTGACACCATTGACATTAGAGAATATTCACATATACAGGAAAAAATGGCAGAGATTATCATCGCATTAGAGACTATGAAAGCTTTATTAGAAAAGTCTGAGCATGATGCACAGCCTGATCAATGTGGGCATCTCGTACCAAATATCCTTCCTCTTCAAGTTGCAAGCAATATTTTCTCGAAAAGTTATCCCCGTTTTAGTGAAATTATTCAGTTGATTGGTGCAAGCGGACTTGTGACATTGCCGCAAGAGAAGTCTTTTCATTCTGCTATTCGCAATGATTTACTTCAATACATGCAAGGTGCAAGTAAAAAAGCGGAAGATCGCAATAAAATATTTCGGTTAGGCTGGGATTTGACGATGAGCGCTTTTGGCACAAGACAGACTCAATACGAACGATTCTTTTTCGGTGACCCAATACGCTCAGCAACCAGTTTATACAAACATTATTCATTGCAGCAGCATGTACAACAAGTAAGCGAGTTTTTAAACTTGCAGCAACCAGATGAGCACAGTTCATAAGAGCCTGTATCTTTTGATAATAGGCTTTTTTGTTTTTTATTATCTCATTGCTTTGCCCTTCTATACAATAAATGGCACAAATCTTCCTCATACATATTCAAGTTTGTTATAGGGAAAACTGAATTTGAAACTTATTAAGGAGGGTTCTAGCGCCATGAAAAAAGTAAAACATTTGCTTGCAGTCGCAGCCTTGACAGCAGTTATGACAGGGTGCGGCAATGATGATGATAATAACGGCACTGCCATGAATGATAATAATAATAACAATACCGAAAACAACTTGAACGCTGACAATATCGGCAATAACTCAGACGAACGCAATAAAGCGGACCTTGACGTAGCTGATAAAGCGGCTGAAAAGATAAAA
This DNA window, taken from Niallia sp. Man26, encodes the following:
- a CDS encoding glycosyltransferase family 2 protein, producing MDNIITVLIPFYNPGRYILDAISSIYAQPYFSWKILLVDDGSTDESPELVKQFLVDPRISYVRHPENLGQSASLNTGLSHIDTPFFVQLDPDDWLYPNTLQSMANEAKQQPEDVAVISGNINISFEDENGQVYMSRIKQGRHYTNPYDFLLANTSIWPRCYRTSAVREVGGWPVDDPYGGRYVEDIRILLKLIVSHRFYWIDELMLYHRRHKTNNTNEKDETASSLRMLIEETLKSWGDVYRPIFKYEEGYMILDGLEPTQENADDNA
- a CDS encoding GNAT family N-acetyltransferase is translated as MIQIRNVKETDLERLLTIENEGFTKEEAATKEAFLERIALIKDTFLVAEKEGKIIGYINGPIIPYPYITDDLFESIQQNPSAGGFQSILGLAVAKEARYKGVALLLMNKLKELVIKNNRLGITLTCKEELIPFYEKLGFKNHGLSESQHAGTAWYNLIYKI
- a CDS encoding ketoacyl-ACP synthase III encodes the protein MISKARITAIGTYVPDKRLTNDDLAQMVETNDEWIVQRTGIKERRIAAEDEFSSTLAIKAIEHLAANSKKSLEDVDFIIVATTTADFSFPSVAAQIQKHFHMSSTGVFDLSAACAGFTYGLHLANSLITSGMHRKVLVVAAETLSKVTDYTDRTTCILFGDGAGAMLVEYDEENPSFLASHMGTNGEGGIHVYRTAMSEQMNGEPLKTNGKMVQNGREVYKWATRTVPGAMAELLKKADMTIEELDWFVPHSANLRMIESICDKSGAAIEKTLTSMVPYGNTSSSSIPLAIQLGLYDQKIKEGDSLLLYGFGGGLTHLGLIIKWNLPSY
- a CDS encoding sugar porter family MFS transporter; amino-acid sequence: MKTSEEPGFVRTSSTDRTSKTGNVQKKQKLSQKAYLKLITFISTFGGLLYGYDTGVVNGALPYMSREDQLNLTPFTQGLVTSSLLFGAAFGAIFGGRLADRKGRRKTIISVAFIFLIATIGCTFAPNMEIMVLSRFVLGLAVGATSVTVPAFLAEMAPAEKRGRLVTQNELMIVTGQLLAYIFNAILANSFGEMGNVWRYMLVIATLPAVLLWIGMLIVPESPRWLASKGNIKGAQAVLEKIRERVQARRELKEIENTIKEEGKLKKATFKDLKLPHVRRIILIGIGIAMIQQLTGVNSIMYYGTEILKDAGFSTEAALIGNIANGVISVLATFVGIALLDKVGRRPMLFVGMAGTSTSLLLIGIISIVMKGSAMLPFIILSLTVLFLAFQQGAVSPVTWLMQSEIFPLHMRGLAMGISIFCLFMMNFLVGLLFPVLFDAFGLSTTFFLFVGLGILSLIFIKRFVPETKGRSLEEIEHAFRSSKKKLAAKQG
- a CDS encoding disulfide oxidoreductase — its product is MKNKNKERLLMAVWLVSTIATFGSLFFSEIMKYEPCKLCWLQRIFMYPLPVIVGLALIRKDYNQIWSFLSLASIGFIISLYHNYIMLFPPELGSCGRVSCTTDYFNLFGFITIPLMALIAFLLIIVLCVAGLKMDKQAKFIVENEQE
- the hpaB gene encoding 4-hydroxyphenylacetate 3-monooxygenase, oxygenase component; amino-acid sequence: MGVISGKALIERIDRMNTEIWLDGSKLVEKPSNHPAFKGILQAKAALYDMQTNPNRLKDMTFPSPLTGNPVGLSYLQPKTMEDLRKRRTMMEAWAKATYGMMGRSPDYLNTVIMSLASSAGLLAGEENCFPENIKNLFEEAREKDLTFTHTFITPQVNRSQVFLEDSKEPISAKVVARTKDGLIIKGARLLATQGGITDEVLVFGAPKFDKNEAFAFSIASDTPGLKFICRESFAGGDSLVDYPLSARYEEMDCILVFDNVLVPWNRVFYYDNLKAANDFLNRSSFHHYALHQVLIRQIKKTEFILGIAESIIDTIDIREYSHIQEKMAEIIIALETMKALLEKSEHDAQPDQCGHLVPNILPLQVASNIFSKSYPRFSEIIQLIGASGLVTLPQEKSFHSAIRNDLLQYMQGASKKAEDRNKIFRLGWDLTMSAFGTRQTQYERFFFGDPIRSATSLYKHYSLQQHVQQVSEFLNLQQPDEHSS